GCCTCGGCCGCCTCCTGAAAACGGCCGGCACGCAACAGCGTCGTCCCCAGATTCTGGTGCGCCGCCGCGTTCTCCGGCTGGCGGCGCACCATTTCACGCAACGCCTCTTCCAGCTCCCGCGGCTCGCCGCGATAGAACAAGTGCCGGCAGAGGTCGTCGAGCGGCGCCGCGTCGTCCGGGCATTCGCGCCTGGCTTGCCGGAGCGTCGCCAAGGCGGCCTCGACCTGGCCCGTCGCCTCCGCGATCCGCGCGGCGAGCGTCAAACCCGTTGCCCGCAGACGGGGGTCGGACGCGAAAACGCGCTCGACGCTTTGCTCGGCGTCGCGCAGCTTTCCTTGCAACAGCAGGTTTTCGACCAGCCATCGCCAGCCATCGCGATAGGTGGGCACTTCTTCGACGATCCGCCGCCATTGCTCCTCGGCTTTGCCGAGCGCGCCCATATCGGTATAAACGGCGGCCAGATTTTGGCGGGCCTTGAAGCCCACGATGCCGCGGTCGATGCTGCCGAAGTGCAAGCTGTCGTCGTTGGCCAGCGCCGCCAGGTAACTCGCCTCCGCAGTCCGCAACTGCCCGTCTTCATGCGAAAGCATGCCATTGCGGAAAAGCAGCTCGGGGTCTTTTGGGAACAACCTGAGACCCTCGGCGCAGGCTTGCCGTGCTTCGGCGCGTTGGCCCAGCCCGCAATGGCTGACGACCAGCAGGGCGTAGACTTTGCGGACATGCGATTCGTGCGGCTGGGCCAGCGCCAGGCTGCGGCGCAGGGCTTTGATGGCCTTCAGGTGTTTGCCGGCGTCGGAATAAGTCATGCCCAGATTGAAATGCACGAACGTGTGATTGGGCCGTTCGCGGCGGTCGAGCCGCAAGAGCTTGATGTCTCGCTTGAGCTTGCGTATTCGGCCGTCCGGCGAACGGTCGGCCCCGGCATGCACGACGAAAATGTCGGCGAAGACCATCTCGCCCTGGGCCCGGTTGATGGCTCCCAGCACCTGCTCGTGAATGCGGCCCTCGAACCGCAAATCGGGCCGGTTGCGGAAGAGTTTGAGCTGGTCGACGACCGTCACGTCGTGCAAATCGTCTTTGCCCGGACAATGGACTTGCATGACATAGCCCAGCACGCCCGGAGATTTTGGATTTTCGATTTTGGATTTTGGATTGAGGTCGGGGGTCTTGGGGCTTTGGTCTTGGGTCTTGGTTGTGTCGCCTTGCGCCTGCAATTGGCAATTTGCAATTCGCAATTCGCAATTTGCAATTTCCCCCCGCCGAACGAGTCCCGCTACCAATGCGCGCAGCTTGCGGCCGTTTTCGGCGTCGATCACGTCGTCGGAGTCCATCCAGAAGATCCACTCGCCACGGGCATACTTGAGCGATTCATTGCGCGCGATCGCGAAGCTGTCGGGCCAGGGGAAGTGATAGACCTGAGCGCCGAGTTCGCGGCAGATGTCGGGCGTGGCGTCGGTCGAGCCGGTATCGACCACGATCATCTCATCGACCCAGGGCCTGATGCTCTCCAGCGCCGCGCGGATCGTGCGCTCGTTGTCGCGGACGATCATACAGAGGGAAAGAGGGATGAGAGAGGAGGGATGAGGGACGGAGGATGGCCTTCCTAGGCCGTCGCGTTGTTCTTGTGACGGGCTGGGAAGCCCATCCTCCGCTCGCCATTTCTCGTCGTACAGCCGTTTGTTGTGCTCCAGCACCGCATTCAGATCGACTCCGGCGGCGTCGAAGGTGCGATGGCCGAAGTGATGAATGAATGCCTCGCGGGCCACGGCCAGCCGCCAGCCGGCCTGCCGCGCACGGCGGCAATAGTCGTCGTCTTCGTAGTTGCCGATGCCGAACCGCTCGTCGAACAAGCCCACCTCGTCGATCACCTCGCGGCGGATCAGCAGGCAGAAGCCGATCAGACGGTCGACCTCCTGGACCTGCCCGGCGTGCGCTTTGGCGTGTTCCCAAGCGAAGCCGTCGAGACAGGCCAGGTTGCTGTAGGTGACGGGGATCTCCTGATAGCCGCTGGCGGAGTTCGTGAGCGGACCGACAAGACCGAGCGATTTTGGATTTTGGATTTTCGATTTTGGATTAAGGCCGGAGGTCTTGGGTCTTAGGTCTTGGGTCTTGGCTGCGTCGCCGTTTACCTCGTGCGTTGCTTCAAATTGCCAATTTGCAATTTGCAATTTGCAATTTGCAATTTCCCCTGTCCCCTGAACCCCGGACCCCGAACCCTCCAACGCTTCCAACATCCGCCGCAGCCAACCGGTCGTGACGATCACGTCGTTGTTCAACAGCAAAACTTGCTTGCCCGTGCTGGCCAGGATGCCTTGGTTGGCCGCCGCCGGAAAGCCGCGATTGTCGGCGTTCTCGATCAGCGTTACATCCGGACATGACCGCAAACAGTCGACCGTGCCGTCGGTCGAGCCGTTATCGACCACAATCAACTCGTAGGGCTCGTCGGTGACAAAGCGAATGCTCTCCAGGCAAGCGCGCGTGCAGGACACTTGGTTATGCGTGACAACCACGATCGAGGTCAGGCCGTAATCGCGCGGATCGTCGCGCAGGGCCTCAAAGTCGAATCGGTCGGTGCGCATATCCGCGGCCTCGTCGGCGGAGAAGCCCGACGCGAACAGCGGCGCGGCGTTGCGGGAGTCCCGGCGCGCCGGGATTCCCAGACTGTCACGGGCGTAGCCGGATTCGTGAGAATTCGGGGCGTTCGCGTCGCTGGCCGGAACTCTCACGAGTCCCGCTACCGCATCGGCACCGCGCCCGCTGGAGTCCCGGCGCGCTGGGATTCCCAGGCCGTCGCCATTACTTGACGGGCTAGGAAGCCCATCCTCCTGCTTCGGTTTTATTGCGACGTGAAAGCCGGCGCGGTAGAAGAGCTTTTCCAGCTCGCGGCGG
This is a stretch of genomic DNA from Pirellulales bacterium. It encodes these proteins:
- a CDS encoding glycosyltransferase, with protein sequence MSTITAIITAYRRPQNIAPLVAAILAQSVPAAAIWAWANDPSDKMKVLLAGAKLDRVVTSSENAFFHGRFALALLAPTEFVALFDDDSIPGKNWFANCLDTFARSPGILGTAGVELHEAGYAKRTMHGWQRPGEETVEVDLAVQAWFLRTEWVKHLFSGPPVVGTNGEDIELAARAWRLAGIRSFCPAHPAKDQSRWGSTRGLELGIDEVAASLRVEHLSERRRIVEAEIAAGWKPLFMRKGTGDRAQGTGEIANCELQIANLKLEEGGNSAAPRCSGQCAANSIGDALERERDPLAFLRALRPSLEGNQRLTGSVANVRRESVIRGLLEGRWQNGDPGRLRYFTRRELEKLFYRAGFHVAIKPKQEDGLPSPSSNGDGLGIPARRDSSGRGADAVAGLVRVPASDANAPNSHESGYARDSLGIPARRDSRNAAPLFASGFSADEAADMRTDRFDFEALRDDPRDYGLTSIVVVTHNQVSCTRACLESIRFVTDEPYELIVVDNGSTDGTVDCLRSCPDVTLIENADNRGFPAAANQGILASTGKQVLLLNNDVIVTTGWLRRMLEALEGSGSGVQGTGEIANCKLQIANWQFEATHEVNGDAAKTQDLRPKTSGLNPKSKIQNPKSLGLVGPLTNSASGYQEIPVTYSNLACLDGFAWEHAKAHAGQVQEVDRLIGFCLLIRREVIDEVGLFDERFGIGNYEDDDYCRRARQAGWRLAVAREAFIHHFGHRTFDAAGVDLNAVLEHNKRLYDEKWRAEDGLPSPSQEQRDGLGRPSSVPHPSSLIPLSLCMIVRDNERTIRAALESIRPWVDEMIVVDTGSTDATPDICRELGAQVYHFPWPDSFAIARNESLKYARGEWIFWMDSDDVIDAENGRKLRALVAGLVRRGEIANCELRIANCQLQAQGDTTKTQDQSPKTPDLNPKSKIENPKSPGVLGYVMQVHCPGKDDLHDVTVVDQLKLFRNRPDLRFEGRIHEQVLGAINRAQGEMVFADIFVVHAGADRSPDGRIRKLKRDIKLLRLDRRERPNHTFVHFNLGMTYSDAGKHLKAIKALRRSLALAQPHESHVRKVYALLVVSHCGLGQRAEARQACAEGLRLFPKDPELLFRNGMLSHEDGQLRTAEASYLAALANDDSLHFGSIDRGIVGFKARQNLAAVYTDMGALGKAEEQWRRIVEEVPTYRDGWRWLVENLLLQGKLRDAEQSVERVFASDPRLRATGLTLAARIAEATGQVEAALATLRQARRECPDDAAPLDDLCRHLFYRGEPRELEEALREMVRRQPENAAAHQNLGTTLLRAGRFQEAAEAFRMSLRERPDSAVTQLSLGYALSSAGNPREAGAAFEQCIRLAPEPRLVAEAQRQLAALAA